In a genomic window of Flavobacterium sp. KACC 22761:
- a CDS encoding DUF5916 domain-containing protein, giving the protein MKKLVFLSLLLSVFCSYSQKKILQAQSTAESISIDGKLDEEAWANAPIASNFIMFEPDNGKSITEAKKTEIKVLYNNDAIYIGAMMYDDEPNKILKEISQRDNFGTADIFGVFVNGFNDGQQNFEFFVSAADVQGDCIMTDAIGEDYSWDAVWLSKARITDKGWIVEIKLPYAALRFSAENKQTWGINFFREVKRERKKYTWNLIDTKIGTFTQQNGELAGIENIKPPTRLFFMPYASYYLNAADGQKTYGTMKGGMDIKYGINDAFTLDAILVPDFGQTKYDDRILNLSPFEQQFNENRAFFTEGTDLFNKGNIFYSRRIGGSPSIDPELNDNEEVIETVQNVNLINALKISGRTKKGLGIGVLNAVTEKTYATIKDTISNETRRVIVEPLTNYNVLVLDQRFRKNSSVTFINTNVTRNGHYRDANVTGLAWDLNTKANTYSLYGNAKYSHINMEENKNGVFTTIGFAETSGKYRYSIGSDFVTKDYDPNDLGINFYTNYYNFYGNANYRILNPTKLFNSFRINYNMYAEFNKESGLIQDNSINVNVNLTTVKNNYYGGGITVYPMESHDYYEPRADNRYVIIPRKIEAWGSVSTNYNHKFAIDLNPSIAILDESGRTSYGIDIGPRYRFNDKLLLTYYFSFFRKNNNKGYIDSVDADDNEATPNTIVFANRNVVTYSNTLGGKYALNSTMTLNLSVRQYWSYAENKDILQLQDNGTLTPYPDYDENKNSSFYSWNADLSYSWWFAPGSQVSVLYRNNADNFERIIDKQYKDNVTALLNNDALKHAFSISVKYFIDYNAVKNKFRKRA; this is encoded by the coding sequence ATGAAAAAATTAGTTTTCTTAAGTCTTCTTTTATCCGTTTTTTGCAGCTATAGCCAAAAGAAAATCCTTCAGGCTCAATCTACTGCGGAATCCATTTCTATTGACGGAAAATTAGATGAAGAAGCTTGGGCAAATGCTCCGATTGCCTCTAATTTCATCATGTTTGAACCCGATAACGGCAAGTCAATTACCGAAGCAAAAAAAACAGAAATAAAAGTTCTATATAATAACGACGCCATTTATATAGGCGCCATGATGTATGACGATGAACCAAACAAAATTTTAAAAGAAATATCACAGCGCGACAACTTTGGAACTGCTGATATTTTTGGTGTTTTTGTAAATGGCTTTAATGACGGCCAGCAAAACTTTGAGTTTTTTGTTTCGGCGGCAGATGTTCAGGGCGATTGCATTATGACTGACGCTATTGGGGAAGATTATTCGTGGGACGCCGTTTGGTTGAGTAAAGCCCGAATTACAGATAAAGGCTGGATTGTAGAAATCAAACTCCCGTATGCTGCTCTGCGTTTTTCTGCAGAAAACAAGCAAACTTGGGGAATCAACTTTTTTAGGGAAGTCAAGCGCGAACGCAAAAAATATACATGGAATCTAATCGATACCAAAATTGGGACATTTACACAGCAAAATGGAGAATTGGCCGGAATTGAAAACATCAAACCTCCTACTCGACTGTTTTTTATGCCTTATGCTTCGTATTATTTAAATGCGGCGGATGGCCAAAAAACCTATGGCACGATGAAAGGCGGAATGGATATAAAATATGGCATCAACGACGCTTTTACGCTTGACGCCATTTTAGTCCCAGATTTTGGACAAACGAAATACGACGACCGAATTTTGAATCTTAGTCCGTTTGAACAGCAGTTTAATGAAAATCGTGCTTTTTTCACAGAAGGAACCGACTTGTTCAACAAAGGAAATATTTTTTATTCGCGCAGAATTGGCGGAAGCCCATCAATTGATCCTGAACTAAACGACAACGAAGAAGTTATTGAAACGGTTCAAAATGTCAATCTTATCAATGCTTTAAAAATTTCTGGAAGAACAAAAAAAGGATTGGGAATTGGGGTTTTGAATGCCGTTACCGAAAAAACATACGCAACGATTAAAGACACTATTTCGAACGAAACACGTCGCGTAATTGTTGAACCCTTGACCAATTACAATGTTTTGGTTCTAGATCAGCGTTTTCGTAAAAATTCATCAGTTACCTTTATTAATACCAATGTTACTAGAAATGGCCATTACAGAGATGCCAATGTAACAGGTTTGGCTTGGGATTTAAACACAAAAGCAAACACCTACAGTTTGTATGGAAATGCAAAATACAGCCATATTAATATGGAAGAAAATAAAAATGGTGTTTTTACCACAATTGGTTTTGCCGAAACAAGCGGAAAATACCGTTATAGTATAGGTTCTGATTTTGTGACTAAAGATTACGACCCGAATGATCTCGGAATCAATTTTTACACGAATTATTATAATTTTTATGGAAATGCAAATTATAGAATTCTAAATCCAACCAAGCTTTTCAACAGCTTCAGAATCAACTATAATATGTATGCTGAATTCAATAAAGAATCTGGGTTAATTCAAGACAACAGCATTAATGTAAACGTAAACCTGACAACGGTAAAAAACAATTATTATGGTGGCGGAATTACAGTTTATCCCATGGAATCACACGATTATTACGAACCGAGAGCTGACAATAGATATGTAATTATTCCGAGAAAAATTGAAGCCTGGGGAAGCGTTTCTACAAATTACAACCACAAATTTGCAATCGATTTGAATCCGTCAATTGCGATTCTAGATGAATCGGGACGAACTTCCTATGGAATCGACATTGGTCCAAGATATCGTTTTAATGACAAATTATTACTGACGTATTATTTTAGTTTTTTCAGAAAAAACAACAACAAAGGTTATATTGATAGCGTTGATGCAGATGACAATGAAGCAACTCCAAACACTATTGTTTTTGCCAATAGGAATGTCGTGACATACTCAAACACACTTGGCGGAAAATATGCTTTAAACAGCACCATGACGCTAAATTTATCTGTAAGACAATATTGGTCTTACGCTGAAAACAAAGATATCTTGCAACTTCAAGACAATGGCACCTTAACGCCTTATCCAGACTATGACGAAAACAAAAATTCAAGTTTTTATTCCTGGAATGCTGATTTATCTTATTCTTGGTGGTTTGCTCCCGGAAGCCAAGTTTCGGTCCTATATCGCAACAATGCTGATAATTTTGAGCGCATTATCGACAAACAATATAAAGACAATGTAACCGCTTTATTGAATAATGATGCTTTAAAACATGCTTTTTCGATTAGTGTCAAATACTTTATTGACTATAATGCTGTCAAAAATAAGTTCAGAAAGAGAGCTTAG
- a CDS encoding murein L,D-transpeptidase catalytic domain family protein, translated as MIYKIYPLFVFFLLSFGKDSKSTPEIKTAATKSVAKVEKLTVDAKVESVYSNLNANHFQLPELKTFSEALKGFYLLKEKGVIQKDILTLIDFSLSSNMKRLWVIDLSTNTILYQSLVAHGRNTGEEFATSFSNNNSSYKSSLGFYATGEIYQGKHGASLRLDGLEKGFNSNARERGVVMHGADYVSESFIRDHKRLGRSQGCPAIPFELRDEIIEAIKGKSCLYIYHPSRSFSMEEKLIS; from the coding sequence ATGATTTACAAAATTTACCCTCTGTTTGTGTTTTTCCTGTTGTCTTTTGGTAAAGATTCAAAAAGCACTCCCGAAATTAAAACTGCAGCAACAAAAAGTGTCGCTAAAGTTGAAAAACTTACAGTTGATGCTAAGGTTGAAAGTGTGTACAGCAATTTAAATGCAAATCATTTTCAGTTGCCAGAGCTAAAAACTTTTTCTGAAGCTTTGAAAGGATTTTATCTTTTAAAAGAAAAAGGAGTAATTCAAAAAGATATTTTGACTTTGATCGATTTTAGTTTATCATCAAATATGAAACGTCTTTGGGTGATTGACCTGTCAACCAATACTATTTTATATCAGTCATTAGTAGCGCATGGAAGAAATACTGGAGAAGAATTTGCAACTTCATTTTCAAACAATAATTCTTCTTATAAAAGTAGTTTAGGCTTTTACGCTACAGGCGAAATTTATCAAGGAAAACACGGAGCGTCTTTGCGTCTAGATGGCTTGGAAAAAGGTTTTAACAGCAATGCTCGCGAAAGAGGCGTTGTAATGCATGGCGCTGATTATGTGTCAGAATCATTTATAAGAGATCATAAAAGATTAGGCAGAAGCCAAGGTTGTCCTGCAATTCCATTTGAATTGCGTGATGAAATAATTGAAGCTATAAAAGGAAAATCGTGTTTGTATATTTACCATCCATCAAGAAGTTTCTCAATGGAAGAAAAGCTAATTTCTTAA
- a CDS encoding L,D-transpeptidase family protein, which produces MKKLYFLLVICVLFGCKKDEPKIIPVVKKKAPAIILTDERKVEIDTAIIGAYKSETLKQFYLSSENKTVWGNLKKRAYVLSQLQNSDKLGLDPEDYKASQLQKFEKRIGSLNDTDLATYDILLTYNFEKYLNHLFKGKLDPKTIYTDWDLDEKILDVNNVLIKAFNKNKLDSIVDNIQPKSETYKELLKALEIINTFPDDDIEQITTDSLTKKISLNESNAALINIKKKLLFWGDMTGKDSVLTKIYDNKTFESIKRFQERHGLAADGIIGQGTISALNYSKEKRKQQIIANLERWRWFTADFAENYFIINIPDYSLNVVENQDTTLVRNIVVGTSKRKTPIITSTLKTVVFNPTWTVPPTILKEDVVPAMKRNRNYLANKNITIYDTSGNVVAPNAWNENKPHNYRYIQSPGYNNSLGLVKILFPNHHSVYLHDTNHRNYFGRNNRSLSSGCVRIENPLELAEHILADSIRFSKIKIDTIIASKKTTSIKITKKYALYQWYWTAWSKKNQLIFRADIYNLDADLYAKLRN; this is translated from the coding sequence ATGAAAAAACTTTACTTTCTTTTAGTAATATGTGTACTTTTTGGTTGCAAAAAAGACGAGCCAAAAATTATTCCTGTTGTCAAAAAAAAGGCGCCAGCAATCATACTTACTGACGAAAGAAAAGTTGAAATTGATACCGCTATAATAGGCGCTTATAAAAGTGAAACTCTTAAACAGTTTTATCTTTCATCTGAAAATAAAACTGTTTGGGGGAACCTTAAAAAGAGAGCTTATGTTTTGTCACAACTGCAAAATTCAGACAAACTGGGCTTAGATCCAGAAGATTACAAAGCTTCACAATTGCAAAAATTCGAAAAAAGAATTGGCTCGCTTAACGATACTGATTTGGCCACTTATGATATTTTGCTGACTTATAATTTTGAAAAATACCTGAATCATCTTTTTAAAGGAAAACTAGATCCTAAAACAATCTACACCGATTGGGATTTGGATGAAAAAATTTTGGATGTGAATAATGTTCTTATCAAAGCTTTCAACAAGAACAAATTAGACAGTATTGTCGATAATATTCAGCCGAAATCTGAGACTTATAAAGAACTGCTAAAGGCTCTTGAAATCATAAATACTTTTCCTGATGACGATATCGAACAGATTACTACCGATTCTTTGACAAAAAAAATAAGTTTAAACGAGAGCAATGCTGCGCTAATCAACATCAAGAAAAAACTTTTATTTTGGGGCGACATGACTGGAAAAGATAGCGTTTTGACCAAAATTTACGACAACAAAACATTTGAGTCAATCAAAAGATTTCAAGAACGACATGGTTTAGCTGCTGATGGGATTATTGGTCAAGGAACAATAAGTGCTTTGAATTATTCCAAAGAAAAAAGAAAACAGCAAATCATTGCCAACTTAGAACGTTGGAGATGGTTTACAGCTGATTTTGCTGAAAATTATTTCATAATAAACATTCCAGATTACAGCCTAAATGTTGTTGAAAACCAAGACACAACCTTGGTCAGAAATATTGTGGTGGGCACGAGCAAAAGAAAAACACCAATAATCACTTCGACGTTAAAAACAGTGGTTTTTAACCCGACTTGGACAGTTCCGCCAACTATTTTAAAAGAAGATGTTGTGCCCGCCATGAAACGCAATAGAAATTATTTGGCCAACAAAAACATAACTATATACGATACCTCAGGAAATGTAGTTGCTCCAAACGCATGGAATGAAAACAAACCTCACAATTACCGCTACATTCAAAGTCCTGGCTATAACAATTCATTAGGGCTGGTGAAAATTTTATTTCCTAATCATCATAGCGTTTATTTGCACGACACGAATCATCGCAACTACTTTGGGCGAAACAACCGTTCTTTAAGTTCTGGATGTGTTCGTATAGAAAATCCTTTAGAATTGGCTGAGCATATTTTAGCCGATTCGATACGTTTTTCGAAAATAAAAATCGATACGATAATTGCTTCCAAAAAAACCACAAGCATCAAAATCACTAAAAAATATGCTTTATACCAATGGTATTGGACAGCTTGGAGCAAAAAAAATCAGCTCATTTTTAGAGCTGATATTTATAATCTAGATGCGGATTTGTATGCTAAATTAAGAAATTAG
- a CDS encoding GNAT family N-acetyltransferase: MTIIKEIPSKETYIVRQPVLRAGKPIESCIFEGDDLDTTHHFGLFENKNLTGIISLFQQSNSIFAEKNQAQIRGMAVLGTHQKKGFGEALVKHCENYCNENNVELIWFNARTAAVGFYKKMNYEVLGEPFDIKDVGEHYLMYKKL; this comes from the coding sequence ATGACTATTATTAAAGAAATCCCGTCAAAAGAGACTTATATTGTTCGTCAACCTGTTTTAAGAGCAGGAAAACCTATTGAAAGTTGCATCTTTGAAGGCGATGATTTAGACACAACACATCATTTTGGTTTATTTGAAAATAAAAATTTAACAGGAATAATTTCGTTATTTCAACAAAGCAACTCTATATTTGCCGAAAAGAATCAAGCTCAGATTCGAGGAATGGCCGTTTTAGGAACGCATCAGAAAAAAGGATTTGGAGAAGCTCTTGTGAAACATTGCGAAAATTACTGCAATGAAAACAATGTTGAATTGATTTGGTTTAACGCACGAACTGCCGCTGTTGGCTTTTATAAAAAAATGAATTACGAGGTTTTAGGAGAACCTTTTGACATTAAAGATGTTGGCGAACATTATTTGATGTATAAAAAACTATAA
- the pepE gene encoding dipeptidase PepE produces the protein MKSIIIASTSTLHEGSYLEYLLPTLQSHFKNCKSILFIPYARPSGISHDEYTQKVSQAFATINISVKGIHEFEDAQNAIKNADGIFTGGGNTFLLVTQLYKNNIMQLLAETVKNGTPYLGTSAGSNICGLSMQTTNDMPIIYPPSFQTLGLIPFNLNPHYLDPDLQSKHMGETRETRIKEFHAFNSIPVLGLREGSWLEVKGEKITLKGNLTARLFKQNETPIELETESDLSNLK, from the coding sequence ATGAAAAGCATCATTATTGCCAGCACTTCTACTCTTCACGAAGGCAGTTATTTAGAGTATTTATTACCTACTTTACAATCTCATTTTAAAAATTGCAAAAGCATTTTATTTATTCCGTATGCGCGCCCGAGCGGCATTTCGCATGACGAATACACGCAAAAAGTTTCGCAGGCTTTTGCAACTATTAACATTTCAGTAAAAGGAATTCATGAATTTGAAGATGCACAAAATGCAATCAAAAATGCAGACGGCATATTTACAGGTGGCGGGAATACTTTTTTGCTCGTAACGCAGCTTTACAAAAACAATATCATGCAACTTCTTGCCGAAACTGTAAAAAACGGCACGCCATATTTAGGAACAAGCGCCGGAAGCAATATTTGCGGTTTGTCAATGCAAACGACAAACGACATGCCTATTATTTACCCGCCAAGTTTTCAGACTTTAGGATTAATTCCTTTCAACTTAAATCCGCATTATTTAGATCCAGATTTGCAATCCAAACATATGGGCGAAACACGAGAAACTAGAATTAAAGAATTTCATGCATTCAATTCAATTCCGGTTTTAGGTTTACGAGAAGGAAGCTGGCTGGAAGTAAAAGGCGAAAAAATCACTTTGAAAGGAAATTTGACAGCACGTTTGTTCAAACAAAACGAAACTCCAATCGAATTAGAAACTGAAAGCGATTTGAGCAATTTAAAATAA
- a CDS encoding carboxypeptidase-like regulatory domain-containing protein, whose amino-acid sequence MINKIACFLLVFCGQNAISQVEERTVISGKIISTCADLEGVYVINAQTEAMTVTDALGGFSILANAGETLVFSSIQFKEKRILLTAENFSDLNFTVRLSMIMHQLQEVVIRNYNGINAESLGIVPYGQKTYTQAERRLRTATALDAQANGGTMAGGSISADPLLNFFSGRTAMLKKEAEVEKKEAFMKLLERMFTLEHFVNVLKIPSEYVKGFEYYAVENDKFTVILNSKNKTSTEFLLAELATKYKEMIASEIK is encoded by the coding sequence TTGATTAATAAAATTGCCTGTTTTTTGTTGGTGTTTTGCGGGCAGAATGCCATTTCGCAAGTTGAGGAGCGAACGGTCATTAGCGGAAAAATTATTTCCACCTGTGCCGATTTGGAAGGAGTGTATGTGATTAATGCACAAACTGAGGCGATGACTGTGACCGATGCATTGGGTGGTTTTTCTATTTTGGCAAATGCTGGAGAAACTCTTGTTTTTTCATCGATACAATTCAAAGAGAAAAGGATTTTATTGACGGCTGAAAATTTTTCAGATCTTAATTTTACAGTAAGATTGAGCATGATCATGCATCAGCTTCAGGAAGTTGTGATTAGAAATTATAACGGAATTAATGCAGAATCGTTAGGAATCGTTCCATACGGACAAAAAACATACACTCAGGCGGAAAGAAGACTTCGTACTGCAACTGCCTTAGATGCGCAAGCAAATGGCGGAACAATGGCGGGAGGGTCAATTTCTGCAGATCCTTTGCTGAATTTTTTCTCAGGAAGAACCGCGATGCTTAAAAAAGAAGCCGAAGTGGAGAAAAAAGAGGCTTTTATGAAGCTTTTGGAGCGCATGTTTACTCTTGAGCATTTTGTGAATGTTTTGAAGATTCCTAGTGAATATGTAAAAGGTTTTGAATATTATGCCGTTGAAAATGATAAGTTTACAGTCATTTTAAACTCAAAAAATAAAACTTCGACCGAGTTTTTGTTGGCAGAATTAGCAACAAAATATAAAGAAATGATTGCCAGTGAAATCAAATAA
- a CDS encoding carboxypeptidase-like regulatory domain-containing protein, whose protein sequence is MLGQIFEQSTSVDGVNIVNNTTQVSTISDVNGMFSIAVKEGDVLVFSSVNLDPLKHRITAEDLDLDKILIKMTAKEIELKEVVVNENPSITTENLGIVPHGQKTYTPAERKVYTATSTSIDKLLNKISGRTAMLKKEVVVEKKEMLFRKLEYLFEENYYTDRLKIPVDDIKGFQLFCVDDAQFAVSLNTKNKTMSMFLITDLARKYLIILENEK, encoded by the coding sequence ATGCTTGGGCAAATTTTTGAGCAGTCAACTTCGGTTGATGGCGTAAATATTGTCAATAATACAACGCAAGTTTCTACGATTTCAGATGTCAACGGAATGTTTTCGATTGCCGTAAAAGAAGGCGACGTGCTGGTTTTTTCATCTGTAAATTTAGATCCGTTAAAACATAGAATTACTGCTGAAGATTTGGATTTAGATAAAATTCTGATCAAAATGACAGCCAAAGAAATTGAGTTGAAGGAGGTTGTGGTAAATGAAAATCCCTCTATTACAACTGAAAACCTCGGAATTGTCCCGCACGGACAAAAAACATACACGCCTGCAGAGAGAAAAGTTTATACAGCCACTTCAACCTCAATAGATAAATTGTTGAATAAAATTTCTGGACGCACTGCAATGCTTAAAAAAGAAGTGGTTGTAGAGAAAAAAGAAATGCTTTTCAGGAAATTAGAATATCTTTTTGAAGAGAATTATTATACTGACCGATTGAAAATTCCTGTAGATGATATCAAAGGATTTCAATTATTTTGTGTGGATGATGCTCAATTTGCCGTATCTTTGAATACAAAGAACAAAACAATGAGTATGTTTTTAATCACAGATTTAGCCAGAAAGTATTTAATAATTCTAGAAAATGAAAAATAG
- a CDS encoding DUF6702 family protein translates to MKKRLIYPLIGVLFLLLSAFAFHKFYMGVFQVNYAADKKMIQITSRIFVDDLNNGIEKKYHKKTFIGTEKETPEDVEILKKYLAENFTIKVNGQPKVIAFLSKEVESGDVLVCYSRIKDIDKFKTLEISNTILVDWNAEQQNITHISAFGTKKSVLFTESSRKEVLKY, encoded by the coding sequence ATGAAAAAAAGATTGATTTACCCCTTAATTGGGGTTTTATTTTTATTGCTATCGGCATTTGCATTTCATAAATTTTACATGGGTGTTTTTCAAGTAAATTATGCTGCTGATAAAAAAATGATTCAAATTACATCCAGAATTTTTGTTGATGATTTGAATAACGGAATAGAGAAAAAATACCATAAAAAAACATTTATTGGTACTGAAAAAGAAACTCCGGAAGATGTTGAGATTTTGAAAAAATACCTTGCTGAGAATTTTACCATAAAAGTTAATGGGCAACCAAAAGTAATTGCATTTTTATCAAAAGAAGTAGAATCTGGAGATGTTTTGGTTTGTTATTCTAGAATAAAAGATATTGATAAATTCAAGACGCTCGAAATTTCAAATACAATTTTAGTAGATTGGAACGCTGAACAGCAAAACATTACACATATTTCAGCGTTTGGCACAAAAAAGAGTGTGCTTTTTACAGAATCTTCAAGGAAAGAAGTGTTAAAGTATTAA